In Vespula pensylvanica isolate Volc-1 chromosome 2, ASM1446617v1, whole genome shotgun sequence, the genomic window AAGAAGTATTAAATGATTGGTTAGGAAGGAACTTATATTCGTCTTGCAATAAAACTCCGAAAGATCCATGTACATGTCTCAAGGAAAGACGTgctaaaaaaaatgattcatgTAAACCTAAAAAGGATCCTTGTAAACCAGATCCCTGTTCCAAGCCAAAACCTTGTTCCAAGCCGGATCCCTGTTCCAAGCCGGATCCCTGTTCCAAGCCGGATCCCTGTTCCAAGCCAGATCCGTGTAAGAAGCCGGATCCCTGTTCCAAGCCAGATCCGTGTAAGAAGCCGGATCCCTGTACGAAACCAAAACCTTGTTCCAAGCCAGATCCATGCAAGAAGCCGGATCCCTGTACGAAACCAAAACCCTGTTCCAAGCCAGATCCATGTAAAAAGCCGGATCCATGTAAGAAGCCGGATCCCTGTACGAAGCCAAAACCTTGTTCCAAGCCAGATCCATGTAAGAAGCCGGATCCCTGTACGAAACCAAAACCTTGCTCCAAGCCAGATCCATGTAAGAAGCCGGATCCCTGTTCCAAGCCAGATCCATGTAAGAAGCCGGATCCCTGTTCCAAGCCAGATCCATGTAAGAAGCCAGATCCCTGTTCCAAGCCAGATCCATGTAAGAAGCCGGATCCCTGTACGAAGCCAAAACCATGTTCCAAGCCAGATCCATGTAAAAAGCCGGATCCCTGTACGAAGCCAAAACCCTGTTCCAAGCCAGATCCATGTAAGAAGCCGGATCCCTGTACGAAGCCAAAACCCTGTTCCAAACCAGATCCATGTAAGAAGCCGGATCCCTGTTCCAAGCCGGATCCTTGTTCCAAGCCAAAACCTTGCTCTAAGCCAGATCCCTGTTCCAAACCAGATCCCTGTTCCAAGCCAGATCCATGTAAAAAACCAGATTCTTGCTGCAAGCCTGATCCATGTACAACGAAAAAGACTTCCTGTTCCTCAACGGATCTCCCCAAACGTGATTCTTGCGAATCAGAAAAAGTAGAATGTccagaaattaaaaagactGATGATACTTGTGCACAGAAACAATGTCCTCCAGTTTTTCGAGCACCTGGTTGTCCAGAAAATACCAAAGGTGGCGAAAAGAAATGCAAAACttcttcaatttattattttaaggaCGAGTTTTTATACGAGAAGCtatttaagaagaaatatttgaagttctttttctccgaCAAAAACCTGTTAACGAAggaaatagatattataaagaaatcaaATGTTAAACGAACAGAAACGAATATGGAATTACCAAAATTGTATACCCTTGACACTTTCggtataaattataacatagAAAATTAACTCctgatattacaataatattaattaaatcaaaccTTGTTAATTTCACCTGGATCAAAATATGTACTTtgtggaaaatttatttaaatatagaaatacatacataactatgaactatttttttatttatatgatttcaGCTACAATCAAACACAAGAAgtatgaatattaaatacgaAGAGCCGAAATATGTTGAAATCGTaagtatacttttttcttttattaaaaatcctATCATAAGAATACAATCTGACGATCATATATCAAACatcaattttaaattacatcTCGAAggcctctttctctttctatcatgtAAAGGTTAAGATCAAAtggatttaatatttcaataaatcaaTCGATAATCAAATCGTCGCTGTGGCTCCACCTCCCTTCTGCCTCTTTCTCGATATGATGTTGGGCGGGTTAAAATACACAAAAAGCGTAGAAATAAGATCACAATCGCaatgcataaatataataataaaaaaaaaaaaaaaatagagacaaGGAAGAGATAATTGATCGGTAAGAGCAGCTTTTGACCTGTCATTCAGGAACGAGCGAATGCTTTAACGATTGCGGGTCACCACATTCGATGCTCATCGTctgcaaagaaagaagaggatgaatCGAATCAGTCTACTGGAGACCGATCTATTAACGATGACTACTTTCCCGAGGGTGCTGATTACGAGGATGAGTATCAGTCCATGCGAAAAGGATTTTCAAAGGCACCACCTCGAGAAGAAGACGTCGAGAAGTTCGTGCCAACGTTTTTGATGTCTAATAATAATGCTACAACGGAAATTGACATAGGACGActtgtaaataatatcgttgtCACTAATCAAGATGCGTTTATGGCGAAGAATATCTCCGataaaactttcgaaaaaCTTCAAACTCTAGTTGGAAAGGCGTCggaattgaagaaaaaaatgtttcgcgTGAAAAACAAGGAGAGTGTCATTGAAACGGAAGTTAAAGATGAACACGcgaaagattataaaatcgatagcGTGGAACAAACGAATAATCGATCAAACAACACAAATCGAAGACACGTCGTTCCTACTATgttttaaattgttatttactttaattattcgtaTCGTGTGTTAGTTATTGTTTTGTTGTCTTTCCCCGAGCCTAACGTCCATTAtccactttttcttccttccttttttcttctttgggTATTCTTATCTCTACAGCTCTTTGTGTGAAGAAGATCAATGAATTCTTTTGGTATGTAGGAGGGAGGTGAGTTAGAGGCACCTCGGGGGGCACTTAAAAAAGTCAAaataagaatacaaaaaacaaatacCTATCAAATTTCCACTCTACGTGTCGCGCAGAACAATCAAAGGTTGATGCAGAACACGGAAATGAGATTGGGTGAACCTGACTGTGGTGAAGGTCCACCTGATTGGCCATGTAGGAGTCCCTGTGAAGCTCCGAAAGGCCCCTGTACGCCAGCAGGTCCACCTGGTTATCCTTCAAAACCGCGTCCTGAAAAAAAGCCATTCTGCGTTAAATGCCCGCCCAAGAAACCGTGCAGATTGAAAAATTGCGATCCGGATAGTTGCTAAGTCAGCAGAAAGACAGAGGGTACGTGGAGGCAACAGCGtgaatggagaaaaagaaacatggcaaacaaatatttcttcttgctCGAATCGTAGATGATCCGTGATTTAAAACCACTGGATGGATTGCTTCAACGAatgacgatttttcttctaaagCCAACGTTTATGGCATTGAAGAATGAACTTCCTTTGAAACATCTTATGAAGAAGACACAATTAAATAACGCTGTTGCTTCTTCCACATCAACGTCCTTACTCCAGATCTTTTCTATGTCGAGTATCTCGAAACCATCGAATCTAGCACCATCACCTCAATGCCAACAAGAAAACTCTTTACAATGTTTAAACAATGCTCCGTGTAAACAATCGTATCAACGAACAGAGCCATGTCCGCAAGTTGAAAAATGTGTTTCATCGATACCATCTTGCTATGGTCAAGTGAATACAGATTGTCCTGATTTACCACAGACTCTTTGTCCATCATCGTGCCCTTGTTGTTATTCGGAATTCTCGAAACAATCACCACCGAAGATTTATTACAGGAAATGTCTTCCTCTACTTAAATTGCTGAGACTACCcgaatatcataaaattcCTGCACGACCTCCACCACCACTTCCTAAGCATTCCAAAAGATTAAAATGTCCGATTCAATGCGTACCATTTTTTTCACCATCAATGCCAAAGTGTccagaattttttaaatattcactCACGCCAAAGGAACATCCTTCAGCTCCACCTCGCTCACTATCTTGCAGCTGTTTTCCATCACTTTGTCCACTCAGTCGATCAAGTACATCTTTAAAGCCGCTAACTTACACTCCACCGCCTCCTTTACGATCTTGTTTACCTTGCCCAGAGTGTTCGccacctcctcctcgtccATCACCACTAGCATGTACTGCCTATCTTTATTCAGAATTACCTCCACCATGTTCCACCTGTTCCAAAACTTGTCCACGATCTCAGAATATCAAAGCTAAATATTTCAAGGACGTTTCTTCTTATCACAAATTTTTGTCCGACACGGGAAGAAGCGAAGTTCAACGTATGTCCACCTATCGTATAAAACTTCGTCCTACTCAAGCACAGATGCTTCGATCCAGAGGTCTACATAGTTCGTGCATACTACTTAAATCCAATTCTGAAAAAGATTGCAAGTCGGTGAGCGAAATATGCAAACTGAACGAAAGCTGTAGTAAACCTTGTAAGGATAGAGAAGCCGAATGTTATCCAGAAAAGGTCAAGTGCGAGCCAACAAAGCATGTTAAGAttgaagtaaaagaagagaaaatagtaTGTCCGAAAAGTTGCGTTCGAGCAGGAAAGTGTATTATCACTCAGATTAAGAAACCAGATAAGATGGTGTACGGGCCAACCGATTGTCCACCACCGAAACTGATAACACCACCTGTGTGTCCACCTACGGTCGACTCTGAAATAGAGGAGCCCATTTGCAACGAGAAACGTGTCAAGCCAAAAAAAGTGTGTGTACCACCACCGTTACCTGGTCCTCCTACCGAACCCATTTCATTATGTCCTTGTCCACCTCCACCAAAAGTACATCCAGGACCTTGCCCTTGTCCTCCTCCTCAAAATGATATAAGGGTTAAACCTGGTCGACCTTGTCCCATCAAAGACAAGTATCCCTGTTGTTTACCATCTTACTACTGTCCTATAAAATCGGGTATTTGCGTGAGGAAACCTCCTTGcgacaagaagaaaagtacAAAATCGTGAGACACTCTGTTGATTATGGGATATGGAAGGAAACTAAAGGCGAGAATTGACACAGTTTTTGCGAAATCTATTAGATTAGAACGTTCGGTCTCCTGGATCGATAATTGTCAACCATTCATGGTCGATTTGTTCACCTTCTATCGATTCTGTGATCACTCGAgtgcattttttttatatagtatgaATAGATTTTTTCAAGGTCAAGCATGTTTAAGTCAATGATGAGCACTCCACTGGTCAGGTGAATTCAATGAAAGGTGAACGGACCGACTGTCGATGTGTGTCGCTTGTCGTATGGCTAATTTAACGCATTCCTAGTTCTCGAAAGACATCTAAACCctgattaattttgtttttatcattatgTTTCAATACGATTAGTAAGAATGCGATTAATTGGACATACTACATACGATATACGTCCCATTAATGTTTTTAAGAAATGCTCAAGTCTAAATTTAAATAGATTTCGTTGAGTGTCTATTATAACTGATCTACAAAAACGAACTATTCTACCTTCGCTccgtacatttttatattactctagaatctatagatatagaaatataaaatgcagACACATTTGGATGGGTAAgcgtaaatgtaaaatatgtattgtTAAGTGGTAGAATACGTagtgaaaaagaatagaaaaaaaggacgtAAGGCTCGGGAAAACATTTATCTTTCCAGAGttaaacatataaacatatacaaatCGTTCCTCTTATCTAAATTTCTTGTAACGAATCTGTATACATTAATGAAGAACATTAATAAAAGCTTTGTAACACAATATCTCTTAAAAGTGTATCGATGTACTTTCTCATTGTTttctatttaagaaaaatacaagagaGATAATTTCTCAcagacaaaagaaagaaaagagtacaGCATCAGTAAGAACGTTTcctattatatactttattaaaagGGAGTgagtattttctctttattctctcgcCGAGTAATTTTActcttcctattttcttcatatttcgaCCTTCTTAAGAGTCACTCGACTCGTTCAATCGAATTACCAATCGCATTACGACGAAATCACCGTCGTTGTAAAAACTATATTTACgaggaattaaataaattataaaactctTCTTCACAGTTAACCTTTTCTCCTCTTGAAATACAAATTACGCAAGGTGTCTCGTCGTGATTTTCTATGGGCCAAGAGAGAGGTAATATCGGCTAGATTACAAAGTAAATTCCCATAGCTTCCGATTGGTCGGATTCGTGagtcttcatctttttttcgctTCGGCGTTCGACCAATAAGTGACGTTACCGGTTGAGAAAGAGGGGACGAACGACGGTGAGGAAAGGATGGAAAGTGGGTGGTcgagagggtgagagggagAAAACTCTCCGCGCGGAAGAGAGTCGAGTACGGGCGAGCTCGGGGTGGAAACGAGCGGGATGGATAAACTTCGAAGCGACTGTCCCCGAGGCTGATGCATAATTCAGGAATCGTCACCGGCGAGGATATTGCCAATTTGGCGTCGATGAAAATACGATCGGATTTGTCGGCTAGCCCAGAATGCCTCGTCCGACGTACATCCAGTGAATTTAACACCTTCGCCCAACGTGCGCCACCCTACCGTGCAAAATTGCATCGAAACCAATCCccgacgtatgtatgtatctacgtacctacatacggacgtacgtacgtttgtatatatgaatgtatatatgtatgtatgcatatacgtatgtatatatgtatgtatgtatgtacgtacatacgttctAACTTTCCTAATATCTTGTCTTTTGTATCGTCTACCATATTTCTCAATACACGTATGtgtttatgtacgtacgattTGAACGTGCACGTGCGTTTTTAAAACGCTACATCGTTCGTTGAACTATTTATCTTTCGAGCAAAATCTTTCGATCCCTCGATCCATCCTGAATTTAACGAAGATTATCTTCCCGTTTCGAAAAGACTTATTACTTAGGTAACCGAAAGAACGTGTTTAATTCGTTGAATACTATAGCTAGGAGTTTCAGATTTTTGCCAAACTTATCAAAGTCATTATACTGATGGATGATGGATTATCGGTTTTTCATGGTTTTCATAGTAGAAATTCTAGAGGACAGTTCGTTCGTACGGCGGACGATTCGAGGGATGACGATCCTCTAACGGTCGACGATTTTCCACGGACGTGGGGATTCTCGAGGGaatcatgaaatattaatgGAGAAAGATTCTTCTATGCGGAAGGGTCGTTCTtgttgaaaagaataaatttcggATTGATTCGTTTTTCTCGAATAATCGTTAATTACCTTGTTATCCAAGActtcatatattaatttcgCAGCTTTACAAGGTCGTGTGTTATCGATCATGGTCGAAACTCTGATGGATTTTGTAAGAACACaaggaaacagagaaaagCTTGGTAcgcttgtaaatatatatttctctaacAGACGGAGGACTCGGTGACTTGGCCACTGGTTATAAGGAGGCGGAAAGTATCGAAGATTTATGGTACCGGATGCGCAAATACGGTGAAACTTCCCCGTATCCGGTCTGGCGAAAAGTTTTCTCGGTATACGCCTATTATTCCtcctttttgctttcttaCTTTTCCCTCCCTCTGTTCCTCGAAAGACATGGCCATTTTTCGTTACTAACGCGACTTAAATTTACTTTGCCGTCTGCATAAATTTCGATCTTCTGCCAAAAATAAAAACCGAACAGTATTTATAGcttcttttaaattcaaaGACCTATGCGAATCAAAGGACAGTATTAAGTTCGAAGTTAATCAACGATATTAAATGTAATCATAACCGAAACTTCAAAATGTGGATACTTGTAGAACCTTCAAAACGTTATATAATAGAATCGTTCTCAGATATAGTGAAAAatacgagataaaagaaaagaggatttTATGTAAAggattttatcgtatttttcgCTCTCGTAGAAATAATCAGGCACTCGACTTGTATCCCAGATGGCTCGGAAGAGTCGAGTTTCCCGGATCGTGAAAGTTTTTCCTCCCGGTCCGGCTTACACGAGAGACCTACACTAGGAAAGTTCGAGCGAAGGAAAAGCCGCGCGCGGCAATCGACTGGAGGGTTAAAAATTAGATTTCGTACTTCCGGGATGCTACGAGAACCTTAAAAGGGGAGGTAAGTGCGGACAAACGTCGTCCTTTCCGAAGagctttttgcttttattgatatatacttatatacacgtaactatatgtatacctatttctctttctctatctttctctaacttttaattttgtttgaaaaactTACGCAACGAAGAATTTAggaaaaacaattttgaaatGATTGTACTTAGCAAACGTCGTTAATCAATTTCTGCTTATCATCAATTTCGTGTAGATGTACTATCAAAACGTGgtttaaatgaaagaagatcGCAGCTATCTCGAGGACCCTTCTTTATGCACTTCCTGTCTACAATCATCCAGCTATCTAATTCGACTACACTTATAGACACGAATGGCCGCTTTTATCAACTTTCTCCTAAGACTGATTTAACGGTTGATGGTGAACCAACAACACCGTGtcgttcttcgttcgtttcgagtATTAATATAGTATGTgcttaaaaattgattaaattcgTTCGTAGTAACTCCTTGTAGTCGACGTCCTAACGAATTTAAACTCTTGAAACACAtgctctctttcgttcttaaaAAGGGTACTCTCGAAACGTGGTCACTGTGGCGAACTCCTTTCTTTTGCTGCGTGAGACTGACTTTTCGAATGTTCACTTTGCagttcgaacgaagaaagggTGCGCTCACGAAGAAAATCTCAAGGGCTCGAGTTCCGAAATGATGAACGTGTTAAGGGTGCGCACTATGGGGATTAAAATTGAGAAAGTACGAATAAGTGGatcttaattcttttctacAGTTACGATAgcagtataataattatattattacattaaaaattttttattattacatgatattaaaaaaagattaacttactttttcattaaaatatttctaaacaaaatggaatgattataataaatttgttttacaaCTACGAATGAATTCttctcataataataataataataataataataataataataataataataataataataataataataataatgaaaaaaaacagaaataatctCTTTTCTAATCGACTTTCGCTAATGATGGAGATTCtcatattacgatatatatatgttacataaATTCGTTAGGACAGATGTATCGAAGTGTAGAAAACCGATCGTAGGACGCTTCATTGCTTCACCGTTAACCCCATAATTAGCACGACGACATCGAGGAGCAATCCTCTACAAGCACCATAGAGAAAGCAGAAGCATTCGACGTGTTCTCCCCGAGAGTgtatcagagagaaagaggggagaagCTCGGTTATGACACAGAGCAACTCGGCAGATTCTACGAGTCAAGCAGCTCAGCAGCAACACCCCGTTGGGGGTATCCACGCAGCGTGATTTCCTGATTAGCAGCGGGTCGACTGGCTGCGGTTAACCGTTGTTAGGTTGTCGCTCGATTGGTATGCATGGGCTGGGACTCGTGCCCACGAGGTGTGTGGCTCTCCGAACTCACctaagcttctctctctctctctctctctctctttctcattcgctCGCTATTCGCAGAACGAATTTGTATAGTCGTCTAGTCAAGAGAAGATATCACAgactatatactatatatactatatatgtatatacacacacatataattaCTTTAATCGTATCTATTcgaatatacatttttctcttttttctcgtctaattttttctaatttttttctcttcgatctctctctctctctctctctctctctctctc contains:
- the LOC122638067 gene encoding repellent protein 1-like, which encodes MDSEKISTGDERINLKSKSLSQIVPLNHVTLPMEDLKDLSGAFIGDSSARKEKCKIQEEALESSPMEVQMVTENVDHLSDENERLSLFSQSDETENNFCKKWRPVERVSSAVRSLLENVRRKKIIKKSNSNSSIDSYHLNDFFKLRPPSADLATNLLSDVNEEVLNDWLGRNLYSSCNKTPKDPCTCLKERRAKKNDSCKPKKDPCKPDPCSKPKPCSKPDPCSKPDPCSKPDPCSKPDPCKKPDPCSKPKPCSKPDPCKKPDPCSKPDPCKKPDPCSKPDPCKKPDPCSKPDPCKKPDPCTKPKPCSKPDPCKKPDPCTKPKPCSKPDPCKKPDPCTKPKPCSKPDPCKKPDPCSKPDPCSKPKPCSKPDPCSKPDPCSKPDPCKKPDSCCKPDPCTTKKTSCSSTDLPKRDSCESEKVECPEIKKTDDTCAQKQCPPVFRAPGCPENTKGGEKKCKTSSIYYFKDEFLYEKLFKKKYLKFFFSDKNLLTKEIDIIKKSNVKRTETNMELPKLYTLDTFGINYNIEN